The DNA segment CTGCACGGTACACATTGACGGCAAGGCCATGCGCTCCTGCATCACCCCCGTCGGCGACGTACAGGGCAAGAAGATCACCACGATCGAGGGCCTCCCCGCCAACCACCCGGTGAAGGTAGCCTGGATCAAGGAGCAGGTGCCCCAGTGCGGC comes from the Syntrophorhabdales bacterium genome and includes:
- a CDS encoding 2Fe-2S iron-sulfur cluster-binding protein; the encoded protein is MISFQVNGKKYSVDVPPDTPLLWVIRDTLKLTGTKYSCGIGECGSCTVHIDGKAMRSCITPVGDVQGKKITTIEGLPANHPVKVAWIKEQVPQCG